A window of the Alnus glutinosa chromosome 4, dhAlnGlut1.1, whole genome shotgun sequence genome harbors these coding sequences:
- the LOC133866910 gene encoding patatin-like protein 2, with the protein MLTAPNEKNRPLFTAKDIKDFYLNHSPNIFPQKSFPLFSHFTKIVKALSGPKYDGKYLHNIIREKLGSLRLHQALTNVVIPTFDIKRLQPTIFSSYEVKKNPSIDALLSDICIATSAAPTYLPTYYFKTKDTEGKVLREFHLIDGGVAANNPALLAMGEVSKEIISGNPDFFPIKPTDYGRLLVISLGAGSSKIEEKYDAHNAAKWGILGWLTKNGSTPIFDVFSEASGDMVDVHLSVVFQALHSEKYYLRIQDDSLSGVLSSMDVATTKNLDNLVKIGETLLKKLVSRINLETGIFEVANNETNEEALKRFAKLLSQERHLRHANFPGGHARGGGMHMHLEGGGPFPPPKKKINK; encoded by the exons ATGCTAACTGCCCCAAATGAAAAGAATCGACCCCTTTTTACCGCTAAGGATATCAAGGACTTCTACCTAAACCATAGTCCTAATATCTTCCCGCAAAAAAG TTTTCCATTATTTTCTCACTTTACAAAGATTGTCAAAGCTCTTTCCGGACCAAAGTATGATGGGAAGTATCTACATAACATTATTAGGGAAAAACTAGGAAGTTTAAGATTGCACCAGGCGTTGACTAATGTTGTAATCCCAACATTTGACATCAAGCGACTCCAGCCAACCATCTTTTCTAGCTATGAG GTAAAGAAAAACCCGAGCATAGATGCCTTACTTTCAGACATATGCATCGCAACCTCAGCTGCTCCAACTTATCTTCCAACTTATTACTTCAAAACCAAAGACACCGAAGGGAAAGTACTTAGAGAATTTCACCTTATAGATGGCGGGGTTGCTGCTAATAATCCg GCCTTACTTGCCATGGGTGAAGTGTCGAAGGAAATTATTAGTGGAAATCCTGACTTCTTTCCAATAAAACCAACGGATTATGGACGGTTGTTGGTAATATCCCTAGGAGCTGGGTCAtccaaaattgaagaaaaatacgATGCACATAATGCAGCTAAGTGGGGCATACTGGGATGGTTAACTAAGAATGGTTCCACCCCAATATTTGATGTATTTTCTGAAGCAAGTGGAGATATGGTCGATGTCCACCTCTCTGTTGTTTTTCAAGCCCTTCATAGTGAGAAATACTATCTGCGGATTCAG GACGATTCATTAAGCGGGGTATTATCTTCTATGGATGTAGCCACAACAAAGAATTTGGATAATCTTGTAAAAATTGGCGAAACACTGCTAAAGAAACTAGTCTCTAGGATAAATTTGGAGACAGGCATATTTGAGGTTGCTAACAATGAAACTAATGAAGAGGCTCTCAAAAG GTTTGCAAAACTACTTTCCCAAGAGAGGCATCTTCGCCATGCTAACTTCCCCGGTGGACATGCTAGGGGCGGAGGCATGCACATGCACCTTGAGGGTGGGGGTCCattccccccccccaaaaaaaaaataaataaataa